A single genomic interval of halophilic archaeon DL31 harbors:
- a CDS encoding DNA topoisomerase (ATP-hydrolyzing) (PFAM: DNA topoisomerase VI, subunit B, transducer; ATP-binding region, ATPase-like~KEGG: hla:Hlac_1314 DNA topoisomerase VI subunit B~SMART: Hedgehog/intein hint, N-terminal; Hedgehog/intein hint domain, C-terminal) — protein sequence MTSQQTTLGEGSATAEELAEGQREISIAEFFEKNKHMLGFDSGARGLVTAVKEAVDNALDATEEAGFRPDIYVEIREVGDYYRLVIEDNGPGITKEQLPKVFGKLLYGSRFHAREQSLTPDQRLLVRRNGEIEFLPIGVICDAYLPEDGAATARVPDDIDVPSFTRDDHQLTWQSLTHAIRHETDERTYEISTERGRSVEVTGNHSVFGVTSRGETEELKAGELEPGDHILAPRRLPRAGEAVEEVNLLDYITPEQVEDRRLYVSGFDREQLEQLKTGEIVRKKPSPDSDRKRSYYRYDGVEILKDSLETNYLEKGYLPAEKVLELGWEGIAADCTFRTYQVGGDETTMPISVPVDDSFLELLAHYISEGHVGDRQVGFTFGSHESALIGATEQAVAAVTGSSTTVERERSSTRVEAFGSPLAMFLGSACGITSTEKRVPNFVFGLPAEQQKTFIAALYQGDGSESHPSTELSHTTTSESLARQLSALWNMQGVVATTETIENPTGYADDPSTVYRTTVFGEDVELAGVFSRGMDTSQQGYKRVPTALLDDIRVGPANAKTVPDTVPGLLMGAGIGSSLDHATEYQSLIEDALDGEYAEGPRYVHNLKEKGLLDEDHQPTTELEALWESIQQLQGLTESDMCLLEVTDVTETEPPGYVYDVSVPGANGDDENFVVANEGALSVKNSRGQQGIGISAAVLYSQLTSGKPAKITSRTEGSTEAQYFELIIDTDTNEPEIKRENTTTWDRSHGTRIELEMEANMRARQQLHDYIKHTAVVNPHARIELREPGMAEPLKFERGTDQLPAETKEIRPHPHGVELGTLIKMLSATDSYSVSGFMQNEFTRVGKKTADSVLNEFRDLYFGRELGWPADTEAADAIEAAIRDAVTNKGAEATDAFADRVVNSLSSRERTTYSHLVDIVDTVADEVGNETGKTFGATVRENAVEAAWTELTAFDRENERDRLTTTLYSLVDDATSKRKDDAAVHGLAERLAEGLAAGGDEELPNRMRLTHSEINTLIDEKADATEEYDDETFGETARENIVEELWRRMETVPDDPPDVKAVAGSRDTASKLLTAMRETDILSPPTDCLAPITAELVEAGLRKEYDADFYSAATRDAEVHGGDPFVVEAGIAYGGELEAGGPIDLMRFANRVPLVYQRGACAITDVVKQIGWRNYGLDQPGGSGMPSGPAVLMVHVASTNVPFTSESKDALANIPEIEDEIELAIREAARELKSYLNKRRSMAKRREKQDVLGRILPQMAEKVAQVTGRQYPDIDGAMARIMNNVGVDRVRDGDSVKLTVENHSDRNETPDITEIVTAKPGDVPAEATAIEMDDEWFIKWSPTVESGETETLSYSLSTDADASVNVDGVDDEKLTVNA from the coding sequence ATGACCTCGCAGCAGACGACACTTGGCGAAGGCTCTGCGACGGCCGAAGAGTTGGCCGAGGGCCAACGCGAGATTTCCATCGCCGAGTTCTTTGAGAAGAACAAACATATGCTCGGGTTTGACTCGGGCGCCCGCGGGCTGGTGACTGCGGTGAAAGAGGCCGTCGACAACGCCCTCGACGCCACCGAAGAGGCAGGCTTCCGACCCGACATCTACGTCGAAATCCGCGAGGTCGGCGACTACTACCGCCTCGTCATCGAGGACAACGGTCCAGGAATCACCAAGGAACAGCTACCGAAAGTGTTCGGGAAACTGCTCTATGGCTCCCGGTTCCACGCTCGTGAGCAGTCGCTCACCCCCGACCAGCGACTACTCGTCCGAAGAAACGGCGAGATAGAGTTCCTTCCCATCGGCGTCATCTGTGACGCCTATCTCCCGGAAGATGGGGCGGCGACAGCCCGTGTCCCGGACGACATCGACGTTCCGTCGTTCACCCGGGACGACCATCAACTCACGTGGCAGTCCCTAACCCATGCGATCCGCCACGAAACCGACGAACGGACCTACGAAATCTCAACCGAGCGCGGCCGTAGCGTCGAGGTTACGGGGAACCACAGTGTGTTCGGCGTCACGAGTCGTGGAGAAACGGAGGAACTGAAGGCTGGGGAGCTCGAACCCGGTGACCATATCCTCGCACCCCGTCGCCTTCCGCGAGCCGGCGAGGCGGTGGAGGAGGTGAACCTCCTCGACTACATCACACCGGAACAGGTCGAGGACCGACGGCTCTACGTCTCCGGGTTCGACCGGGAGCAGCTGGAGCAGCTAAAAACCGGGGAGATAGTTCGGAAGAAGCCGTCCCCCGATAGCGACCGAAAGCGGTCCTACTACCGGTACGACGGCGTGGAGATCCTCAAGGACAGTTTGGAGACGAACTACCTCGAGAAGGGGTATCTCCCGGCGGAGAAAGTGCTCGAACTCGGTTGGGAGGGGATCGCGGCCGACTGCACCTTCAGGACGTACCAGGTCGGCGGCGACGAGACGACGATGCCAATCTCAGTTCCGGTTGACGACTCGTTCCTCGAGCTGCTCGCCCACTACATCTCGGAGGGACATGTCGGCGACCGACAGGTCGGGTTCACGTTCGGCTCCCACGAGTCTGCGCTCATCGGGGCGACCGAGCAGGCCGTCGCGGCAGTGACCGGTTCGTCGACGACGGTCGAACGTGAGCGCAGTTCGACCCGCGTGGAAGCGTTTGGCTCGCCCCTGGCGATGTTTTTGGGTTCCGCCTGTGGAATCACCTCGACGGAGAAGCGCGTGCCGAATTTCGTGTTCGGGCTCCCGGCAGAACAGCAGAAGACGTTCATCGCTGCCCTTTATCAGGGTGATGGCTCCGAGTCCCACCCCAGCACCGAACTCTCGCATACGACGACCAGCGAGAGCCTCGCCCGGCAGCTTTCTGCGCTCTGGAACATGCAGGGAGTGGTCGCAACGACCGAAACCATCGAGAACCCGACTGGCTACGCCGACGATCCGTCGACGGTCTACCGGACGACGGTGTTCGGCGAGGACGTCGAACTCGCAGGCGTGTTCTCAAGGGGGATGGACACCTCTCAACAGGGGTACAAACGCGTTCCAACGGCACTCCTCGACGATATCCGGGTCGGCCCCGCGAACGCGAAGACTGTCCCCGATACAGTTCCCGGACTGTTGATGGGTGCGGGGATCGGTTCGAGTCTCGACCACGCGACGGAGTACCAGTCACTCATTGAGGACGCTCTCGACGGGGAATACGCCGAGGGGCCACGCTACGTCCACAACCTGAAAGAGAAGGGATTGCTGGATGAGGACCACCAGCCGACGACCGAACTGGAAGCCCTCTGGGAGTCGATACAGCAGCTCCAGGGCCTTACCGAGTCGGATATGTGTCTGCTCGAGGTGACCGACGTTACCGAAACGGAACCTCCGGGGTACGTCTACGACGTGTCGGTTCCTGGCGCGAACGGGGACGACGAGAACTTCGTCGTCGCCAATGAGGGCGCACTCAGCGTAAAAAACAGCCGCGGTCAGCAGGGGATCGGCATCTCCGCGGCCGTGCTCTACTCCCAACTCACCTCCGGGAAACCCGCGAAAATCACCTCCCGAACCGAGGGGAGTACCGAGGCCCAGTATTTCGAGCTCATCATCGACACCGACACCAACGAGCCCGAAATCAAGCGCGAGAACACCACCACCTGGGACCGCAGTCACGGCACCCGCATCGAACTCGAGATGGAGGCCAACATGCGGGCCCGCCAGCAGCTGCACGACTACATCAAACACACCGCGGTCGTCAACCCCCACGCCCGAATCGAACTCCGTGAGCCAGGGATGGCGGAGCCGCTGAAGTTCGAGCGCGGGACTGATCAACTCCCTGCCGAGACCAAGGAAATCCGACCCCACCCCCACGGCGTCGAACTGGGGACGCTCATCAAGATGCTGTCGGCCACGGACTCCTACTCCGTCTCGGGGTTCATGCAAAATGAGTTCACCCGGGTCGGAAAGAAGACCGCCGACAGCGTCCTGAACGAGTTCCGCGACCTGTACTTTGGCCGGGAGCTCGGGTGGCCTGCGGACACGGAAGCCGCAGACGCTATCGAGGCCGCGATCCGTGACGCCGTTACCAACAAAGGGGCCGAGGCGACCGACGCATTCGCGGACCGCGTCGTCAACAGCCTCTCAAGCCGCGAGCGCACCACCTACAGCCACCTCGTGGATATCGTCGACACCGTGGCCGACGAAGTCGGCAACGAGACGGGCAAAACGTTCGGCGCGACCGTTCGCGAGAACGCCGTCGAAGCCGCGTGGACGGAGCTTACTGCGTTCGACCGAGAGAACGAGCGCGACCGCCTGACGACGACACTGTACAGCCTGGTCGACGACGCCACCTCGAAACGGAAGGACGACGCGGCAGTTCACGGCCTCGCCGAGCGATTGGCCGAAGGACTGGCCGCGGGAGGAGACGAAGAACTACCCAACCGGATGCGGCTGACCCACTCGGAGATCAACACGCTGATCGACGAGAAGGCTGACGCCACCGAGGAGTACGACGACGAGACGTTCGGCGAGACCGCTCGTGAGAACATCGTCGAGGAACTCTGGCGCCGGATGGAGACGGTTCCGGACGACCCGCCGGACGTGAAGGCTGTTGCCGGCAGCCGGGACACCGCCTCGAAGCTGTTGACGGCGATGCGGGAAACGGATATCCTCTCGCCGCCAACAGACTGTCTGGCCCCCATCACGGCCGAACTCGTCGAGGCTGGCCTCCGAAAAGAGTACGACGCAGACTTCTACTCGGCGGCGACCCGCGACGCCGAAGTGCACGGGGGCGACCCGTTCGTCGTCGAGGCCGGCATCGCCTACGGCGGCGAACTCGAAGCGGGCGGCCCTATCGACCTCATGCGCTTTGCCAACCGTGTCCCGCTGGTCTACCAGCGCGGCGCCTGTGCCATCACGGACGTGGTCAAACAGATCGGTTGGCGAAACTACGGGCTTGACCAGCCCGGCGGCTCCGGGATGCCCTCGGGGCCGGCCGTGCTGATGGTCCACGTCGCCTCCACCAACGTGCCGTTCACCAGCGAATCGAAGGACGCGCTGGCGAACATCCCCGAAATCGAGGACGAGATTGAACTCGCCATCCGCGAGGCCGCCCGCGAACTCAAATCCTACCTCAACAAGCGCCGGTCGATGGCTAAGCGCCGCGAGAAACAGGACGTGCTCGGGCGCATCCTGCCTCAGATGGCCGAGAAAGTCGCCCAGGTCACGGGCCGCCAGTACCCCGACATCGACGGCGCCATGGCCCGCATCATGAACAACGTCGGCGTCGACCGCGTGCGTGACGGCGACTCGGTCAAACTCACGGTCGAGAACCACTCCGACCGCAACGAAACGCCCGACATCACGGAGATCGTCACTGCCAAACCGGGCGACGTGCCCGCCGAGGCGACCGCTATCGAGATGGACGACGAGTGGTTCATCAAGTGGTCGCCGACGGTCGAATCCGGCGAGACAGAGACCCTTTCATACAGCCTGTCGACTGACGCCGACGCCTCCGTCAACGTGGACGGCGTCGACGACGAGAAACTCACGGTGAACGCCTAA
- a CDS encoding purine or other phosphorylase family 1 (PFAM: Nucleoside phosphorylase~KEGG: hvo:HVO_1579 uridine phosphorylase), protein MVDDSDDEMQYHIELSPGDISGPVLLPGNPERLDKITPLWDDSEEIAHHREYRTATGHYDGADISVTSTGIGSPSAAIAIEELARVGADTFIRVGSCGAIQPGMEVGDLVITSGAVRQEGTSDEYVREDYPAVADHEVVSALVAAAERLGHDYHVGLTMSADSFYAGQGRDGFAGFEAAGSDDLVQELREANVLNIEMEAAALMTIANIYGLRAGAVCSVFANRITGEFMTEGESVAAETASLAVKLLAKMDQKKAEAGVDQWHAGLSLE, encoded by the coding sequence ATGGTCGACGACTCAGACGACGAAATGCAGTACCATATCGAGCTCTCCCCCGGCGATATCTCCGGGCCTGTCCTTCTCCCAGGCAACCCCGAACGGCTGGACAAGATCACGCCGCTCTGGGACGACTCCGAGGAGATCGCTCACCACCGGGAGTACCGCACTGCGACGGGCCACTACGACGGCGCCGACATCTCTGTCACCTCCACGGGAATCGGCTCGCCGTCGGCAGCCATCGCCATCGAGGAACTCGCCCGAGTAGGCGCGGACACCTTCATCCGCGTCGGCTCCTGTGGCGCCATCCAGCCCGGGATGGAGGTTGGCGACCTGGTGATCACCAGCGGTGCTGTCCGGCAGGAGGGGACCAGCGACGAGTACGTCCGAGAGGATTACCCCGCCGTCGCAGATCACGAAGTCGTCTCGGCACTCGTCGCCGCCGCCGAGCGACTGGGCCACGACTACCACGTCGGCCTCACAATGTCTGCGGACTCCTTCTACGCAGGGCAGGGCCGAGACGGCTTTGCTGGGTTCGAAGCCGCCGGCAGCGACGACCTGGTCCAGGAACTGCGTGAGGCGAACGTCCTGAACATCGAGATGGAGGCGGCCGCACTCATGACGATTGCGAACATCTACGGGCTGCGTGCCGGCGCGGTCTGTTCGGTGTTCGCCAACCGTATTACCGGCGAGTTCATGACCGAAGGCGAGTCCGTCGCCGCCGAAACGGCCAGCCTCGCGGTCAAACTGCTGGCGAAGATGGACCAGAAGAAAGCCGAAGCCGGCGTCGACCAGTGGCACGCAGGCCTCTCTCTGGAGTAG
- a CDS encoding Type 2 DNA topoisomerase 6 subunit A (HAMAP: Type 2 DNA topoisomerase 6 subunit A~KEGG: hbo:Hbor_16550 DNA topoisomerase VI, subunit A~PFAM: Spo11/DNA topoisomerase VI, subunit A, N-terminal) — MSSQPNPSDEAAREQLIELAAEFYDQFAAGEIPHMELPTRTKSNIEYDPEKKVWVYGDRTSNRSANSVGGARKLLKAAYTIEFLANQLDEDRSSTLRELYYLSESWDNEEAQFSGQDESNSLVEDLEIVTGVTREDLHMRPEESGATLMGPLELREQTRRGEREIHCQKDVGEGGYQIPNNPDTIEFLDHEIDFVMCVETGGMRDRLIENGFDDEHNCLVVHLKGQPARATRRIIKRLHDELDLPVLVFCDGDPWSYRIYGSVAYGSIKSAHLSEYLATPGADYVGIRPQDIVDYDLPTDPLADSDINALESELSDPRFQTEFWEEQIELQLDIGKKAEQQALASRGLDFVTDTYLPERLETMGVL; from the coding sequence ATGTCCAGTCAACCCAACCCAAGCGACGAGGCGGCCCGGGAACAGCTCATCGAACTGGCCGCCGAGTTCTACGACCAGTTCGCGGCCGGCGAGATCCCCCACATGGAGCTGCCGACCCGGACGAAGAGCAACATCGAGTACGACCCGGAAAAGAAGGTCTGGGTCTACGGCGACCGCACCTCCAATCGCTCGGCCAACTCGGTGGGCGGAGCCCGAAAGCTTCTGAAGGCCGCCTACACCATCGAGTTCCTCGCGAACCAACTGGACGAGGACCGCTCTTCCACCCTGCGTGAACTCTACTACCTCTCGGAGTCTTGGGACAACGAGGAGGCCCAATTCAGCGGACAGGACGAATCCAACAGCCTCGTCGAAGACCTCGAAATTGTCACGGGCGTCACCCGTGAGGACCTCCATATGCGCCCGGAGGAGTCCGGTGCGACCCTGATGGGCCCGCTCGAACTCCGCGAACAGACTCGCCGGGGCGAGCGCGAAATCCACTGCCAGAAAGACGTGGGCGAAGGCGGGTATCAGATTCCCAACAACCCAGACACTATCGAGTTCCTCGACCACGAGATTGATTTCGTCATGTGCGTCGAGACCGGTGGGATGCGCGACCGCCTCATCGAGAACGGCTTCGACGACGAGCACAACTGTCTCGTCGTCCACCTCAAAGGCCAGCCCGCACGGGCGACCCGACGTATTATCAAGCGCCTCCACGACGAACTCGACCTGCCGGTGCTGGTCTTCTGTGACGGTGACCCGTGGTCCTACCGCATCTACGGCTCGGTCGCGTACGGCTCCATCAAATCCGCCCACCTCTCAGAGTATCTGGCGACGCCCGGGGCCGACTACGTCGGCATCCGACCACAGGACATCGTCGACTACGACCTGCCGACGGACCCGCTCGCGGATTCAGACATCAACGCACTGGAGTCGGAGCTCTCAGACCCCCGCTTCCAGACGGAGTTCTGGGAAGAGCAGATTGAACTCCAACTCGACATCGGGAAGAAGGCCGAGCAGCAGGCACTGGCCTCGCGCGGTCTGGACTTCGTGACCGATACGTATCTGCCGGAGCGTCTCGAAACCATGGGCGTGCTGTAG
- a CDS encoding beta-lactamase (PFAM: Beta-lactamase-related~KEGG: mrd:Mrad2831_2416 beta-lactamase), translating into MEFPDPHDEGGFTRVDPGAVGLDADAVNDAVNFHLTHGTPDETVQYHMPDLESFDETEGELGGFLGPVPDRRGGPAGVILKEGKLVAEWGDTERVDHCFSCAKSFLSLTGGVAWDQGKFDLESRVAEDIDDSEERRSAGSRTWSGDDGFESDHNAKITWKHLFQQTSEWEGELFDRPDTIDRNRGVGKTDGPGKGEPRELKNPGEFWEYNDVRINRLALSLLRLHAKPLPRVLAHEIMDPIGASRRWEWHGYYNSKVAVEGVTMESVSGGGHWGGGFWSQTTDLARAGHLLLNEGEWDGTRLLSEAWVERATTPCSEYENYGFLLWLNTNNTLWPSAPESAYAFLGHGQNVVWVNPEDEMVVVLRWLDLADDRGEREDLPNQDRFFETLLAGI; encoded by the coding sequence ATGGAGTTCCCAGACCCGCACGATGAGGGCGGCTTCACGCGTGTCGACCCCGGAGCTGTCGGCCTCGACGCCGACGCCGTCAACGACGCCGTGAACTTTCACCTGACCCACGGCACGCCCGACGAGACCGTCCAGTACCACATGCCGGACCTCGAGTCATTCGACGAGACGGAGGGTGAACTCGGCGGCTTTTTGGGACCAGTGCCGGACCGCCGGGGCGGCCCTGCCGGCGTCATCCTGAAGGAAGGCAAACTGGTCGCGGAGTGGGGCGATACCGAAAGAGTGGACCACTGTTTCTCCTGTGCCAAATCGTTTTTGAGCCTCACCGGTGGCGTGGCGTGGGACCAAGGGAAGTTCGACCTCGAAAGCCGCGTCGCGGAGGATATCGACGACAGCGAGGAGCGACGCTCCGCTGGCAGCCGGACGTGGTCCGGCGACGATGGGTTCGAGAGCGACCACAACGCGAAAATTACGTGGAAACACCTCTTCCAGCAGACCTCCGAGTGGGAGGGCGAGCTGTTCGACCGGCCGGATACCATCGACCGCAACCGCGGGGTCGGGAAGACCGACGGGCCCGGGAAAGGGGAGCCCCGGGAACTCAAGAACCCCGGTGAGTTCTGGGAGTACAACGACGTGCGAATCAACCGCCTCGCGCTCTCGCTGCTGCGGCTCCACGCCAAACCCCTCCCCAGAGTGCTCGCCCACGAAATCATGGACCCCATCGGCGCCAGCCGGCGGTGGGAGTGGCACGGCTACTACAACTCCAAGGTCGCGGTCGAGGGCGTCACCATGGAGTCCGTCTCAGGCGGCGGTCACTGGGGTGGCGGCTTCTGGAGTCAGACCACGGACCTCGCGCGGGCCGGCCACCTCCTGCTGAACGAGGGTGAGTGGGACGGCACGCGCCTGCTCAGCGAAGCGTGGGTCGAGCGGGCGACGACGCCCTGTTCGGAGTACGAGAACTACGGCTTCCTCCTCTGGCTGAACACGAACAACACACTCTGGCCCTCAGCGCCTGAATCAGCATACGCCTTCCTCGGCCACGGCCAGAACGTCGTCTGGGTGAACCCCGAAGACGAGATGGTGGTCGTGCTGCGCTGGCTTGACCTCGCAGACGACCGGGGTGAGCGCGAGGACCTGCCGAACCAGGACCGCTTCTTCGAAACACTGCTCGCCGGAATCTGA
- a CDS encoding FAD-dependent pyridine nucleotide-disulfide oxidoreductase (PFAM: FAD-dependent pyridine nucleotide-disulphide oxidoreductase~KEGG: hla:Hlac_0937 FAD-dependent pyridine nucleotide-disulphide oxidoreductase) encodes MTHRIVVVGAGYAGAGTVSSLEAEVERTNADVELVWINEHDYHLVLHEVHRVIRNPDVASKVTVPCSELLPEWGEFTQDRVTGVDTESQTVELDAGDNVNYDSLLLGLGSATAFFGIDGLREHALTLKGLDDARQIHEEIKDLAADASHNDPAQVLVGGAGLSGIQAAGEIAAYRDDHNAPLEIHLVEGLDEVFPGNDPEVQGAIRKRLEAADINIECGEFISSVDEETVYLGGGEDTDPEEMSSDLLLWTGGITGQEELADADIDKDDRSNRVFAAQDFQTSDEQVFAIGDTALIDQGDDNVAPPTAQAAWQAAEVAGKNLLKAAQGQPLETWTHEDKGTLISIGDKAVAHDIDALPFGTFGGFGAKFLKKAVATRWIASITSVGRGLHAWDDM; translated from the coding sequence ATGACTCACCGAATCGTCGTTGTCGGAGCTGGCTACGCGGGGGCGGGAACCGTCTCCTCACTCGAAGCAGAAGTCGAACGCACCAATGCAGACGTCGAACTCGTCTGGATTAACGAACACGACTACCACCTCGTGCTCCACGAGGTCCACCGCGTCATCCGGAACCCGGACGTGGCCTCGAAAGTCACCGTTCCTTGCTCGGAGCTACTGCCAGAGTGGGGCGAGTTCACGCAGGACCGTGTCACCGGTGTCGATACGGAGAGCCAGACGGTCGAACTCGACGCCGGCGACAACGTCAACTACGACTCCCTCCTGCTCGGGCTGGGCAGCGCCACCGCGTTCTTCGGTATCGACGGCCTGCGCGAGCACGCGCTCACCCTGAAGGGCCTCGACGACGCCCGGCAGATTCACGAGGAAATCAAAGACCTGGCCGCTGACGCCTCGCACAACGATCCTGCACAGGTGCTCGTCGGCGGTGCCGGCCTCTCAGGCATCCAGGCCGCCGGCGAAATCGCGGCCTACCGCGACGACCACAACGCCCCCCTCGAGATCCACCTCGTCGAAGGGCTGGACGAAGTGTTCCCCGGCAACGACCCAGAGGTGCAGGGCGCCATCCGGAAGCGCCTCGAGGCGGCCGACATCAACATCGAGTGCGGCGAGTTCATCTCCAGTGTCGACGAAGAGACGGTCTACCTCGGCGGCGGCGAAGACACCGACCCCGAGGAGATGTCCTCCGATCTGCTCCTCTGGACCGGCGGCATCACCGGCCAGGAAGAGCTGGCCGACGCCGACATCGACAAAGATGACCGCTCGAACCGCGTCTTCGCGGCCCAGGACTTCCAGACCAGCGACGAGCAGGTGTTCGCCATTGGCGACACCGCGCTCATCGACCAGGGCGACGACAACGTCGCGCCCCCCACCGCACAGGCTGCCTGGCAGGCCGCGGAAGTCGCTGGCAAGAACCTGCTGAAGGCCGCACAGGGCCAGCCGCTCGAAACGTGGACCCATGAGGACAAGGGCACGCTCATCTCCATCGGCGACAAGGCGGTCGCCCATGATATCGACGCGCTGCCGTTCGGCACGTTCGGCGGCTTCGGCGCGAAGTTCCTCAAGAAGGCCGTCGCGACGCGATGGATCGCCTCTATCACCTCGGTCGGGCGTGGCCTGCACGCCTGGGACGATATGTAG
- a CDS encoding Creatininase (PFAM: Creatininase~KEGG: htu:Htur_0205 creatininase) — protein MDTESVLLEEMTWRDVEAALDNGTRTAVVAVGSIEQHGPHLPLKMDTLAGDELSARIARELGDAVAAPTIRPGCSGHHMAFPGTITISPETLMDTIRGYCDSLNEHGFEHIALVPTHGGNFAPVNTVAPEIARKLDASVHALADLGELMALMNEGLREGGVDYQEPVIHAGAAETAIVLAVAKELVRTDELEVGTEGDVSTARLLSEGFDAVSENGVLGDPREATAEAGESILSVITAAYATHIRAEREAVCPSRMQEN, from the coding sequence ATGGACACAGAATCGGTGCTACTTGAGGAGATGACCTGGCGGGACGTCGAAGCAGCGCTGGACAACGGCACCCGGACTGCGGTTGTTGCCGTCGGCTCGATCGAACAGCACGGCCCGCACCTGCCACTGAAGATGGATACATTGGCCGGGGACGAACTCTCCGCGCGCATCGCACGCGAATTGGGCGATGCCGTGGCGGCGCCGACGATCCGCCCCGGCTGTTCGGGCCACCACATGGCCTTCCCGGGTACGATCACCATCTCCCCCGAGACGTTGATGGACACGATCCGCGGGTACTGTGACTCCCTCAACGAGCACGGCTTCGAGCACATCGCGCTGGTACCCACCCACGGCGGCAACTTCGCGCCGGTCAACACCGTCGCACCAGAGATTGCCCGTAAACTCGACGCGAGCGTCCACGCGCTCGCGGACCTCGGCGAACTCATGGCCCTGATGAACGAGGGTCTCCGCGAGGGCGGCGTCGACTATCAGGAGCCCGTGATCCACGCTGGGGCAGCCGAGACCGCCATCGTCCTCGCGGTCGCCAAGGAACTGGTTCGGACCGACGAACTCGAGGTCGGAACTGAGGGTGACGTGTCGACCGCGCGTCTTCTGAGTGAGGGGTTCGATGCGGTGTCGGAGAACGGTGTCCTCGGCGACCCACGGGAGGCGACCGCCGAAGCTGGTGAGTCCATCCTCTCGGTGATTACCGCAGCCTACGCGACTCACATTCGAGCGGAACGCGAGGCGGTCTGCCCGTCCAGAATGCAGGAGAACTAA
- a CDS encoding arginase (TIGRFAM: Arginase, subgroup~KEGG: hla:Hlac_0934 arginase~PFAM: Ureohydrolase): MTRNRTSATDRQPVRIIGAPTDYGQDRRGVDMGPSAIRYAGLADSLGNAGVETDDVGDLLAPRAEERDPEHRTPSKGEARFLRETQDVCVRLSKEVRAALVDDHTPLVLGGDHSVAIGSLVGSAADADIGAVWFDAHGDYNTPSTSPSGNIHGMPLAAALGVKEWADTDWANAAGLSEENIAIVGLRSIDDTERELLAESDITTYTMSDIDQRGLAEVVRSALAVASDGVDGYHVSLDLDWLDPTIAPGVGTPVRGGVTYREAHHAMEILAQQGGMRSMELVEVNPILDESNETARMAVELAASAFGKQIL; the protein is encoded by the coding sequence ATGACACGAAACCGGACATCGGCAACCGATAGACAGCCGGTACGAATTATCGGCGCCCCGACTGACTACGGCCAGGACCGGCGTGGGGTGGACATGGGCCCGTCCGCCATTCGCTACGCCGGCCTCGCCGATAGCCTCGGGAACGCTGGCGTGGAAACGGACGACGTCGGTGACCTGCTCGCACCACGGGCTGAAGAGCGCGACCCCGAACACCGGACCCCGAGCAAGGGGGAGGCAAGGTTTCTCCGGGAAACCCAGGACGTCTGTGTTCGACTCTCGAAGGAGGTCCGTGCGGCCCTCGTCGACGACCACACGCCGCTCGTGCTCGGCGGGGACCACTCCGTCGCCATCGGTTCGCTCGTGGGATCGGCTGCAGACGCCGATATTGGCGCGGTCTGGTTCGACGCCCACGGCGACTACAACACACCCTCGACCAGCCCCTCGGGCAACATCCACGGGATGCCGCTGGCGGCCGCACTCGGCGTGAAAGAGTGGGCCGACACCGACTGGGCCAACGCCGCGGGACTCAGTGAGGAGAACATCGCCATCGTCGGCCTGCGGTCGATCGACGACACGGAACGCGAACTTCTCGCCGAGAGCGATATCACCACCTACACGATGTCGGATATCGACCAGCGCGGACTCGCCGAAGTGGTCCGGTCGGCACTCGCCGTCGCCTCCGACGGCGTCGACGGCTACCACGTGAGTCTCGACCTCGACTGGCTCGACCCGACAATTGCCCCCGGCGTCGGGACGCCGGTCCGAGGTGGCGTCACCTACCGAGAGGCCCACCACGCGATGGAGATCCTCGCCCAACAGGGCGGGATGCGCTCGATGGAACTGGTGGAAGTCAACCCGATTCTCGACGAGAGTAACGAGACCGCGCGGATGGCGGTCGAACTCGCCGCCAGTGCGTTCGGCAAGCAGATTCTCTGA